In Alkalimarinus alittae, the DNA window TGACGAATCTTCTGAGCAAAGTCCGGTTGGACTAATCGACGTTTATGATGGCGAGACTTGTGCCACGGATCAGGGAAGTATAGCTGCACTCGGTCTAGGGACGCATCAGGAATGCAATGAGCCAGTACATCGTTCGCATCTTCACAAAAGAGTCGAATGTTATCTAATGACATTTCATCCATCGAGCACAAAATTGCCCCAACACCCGGCCGATGAACCTCAACACCAATGAACCCAGCGTTTGGATTTTTAGCTGCCATCTCGGCTAACGAATCACCCATGCCAAAGCCAATTTCTAGTATCGTTTCAGAATGCTCGCCAAATAAATCATCATAATGCAGCATTCCATTCTCTACGGCACAACCTCTTTTAGACCATAACTGATCCCACCCTTTTTGTTGCCTTAGGGTCATACGGGCACCACGAATAACAAAGCTTCGTATTGGGCGGTGATGGCGCTTTGTTTCTGTATCAGTCATAAGGTTCTCTTCGGCTACTTATATAGGTAATGATCATTCAGCATGGTTAGTCATTAACGCCCGCGCATAATAAAAGTGGGACGAAAATTAATCAAGTTGTTAGGGTATAAATGCCAACAAAACCGAATAAGATCAAAAACCGTAGCCGTGATGCCGTGCAGGGGAGTCAAGGAAACCCACTACACCGAAGCCTCAAATAACCCAATCCTGACTACAGTCGTGCCTCCTTTCATCAAGGCTACAAGTACTGGTGTATGGTTAACGGTTATTTTCGACTTTACTTTTGCTTCATGCTTAAATCATTAAAACCTCCAAAGACAAATAGGTGTCGACATGGAACAACACCATATTGAGCTCATTAGACAAGCCATACAACTAGCGCAACACAATATAAAACACGCTCTTGGCGGCCCGTTTGGTGCCATTATTGCCAAAGATGGTGTTGAAATAGCGTCTGGCTGCAATAGCGTTACTACTGGCAATGACCCTACCGCTCATGCCGAGATAATGGCTATTCGCAGCGCTTGCCAAACGCTCAACACCTGGGACCTTAAAGGCTACGAGTTATATACCAGCTGCGAACCATGCCCGATGTGCCTAGGTGCCGCTTATTGGGCAGGTGTTAGCAAAATATGGTTTTCTGCAAATAGAGAGGACGCCAGCCTAGTGGGTTTTGATGATAGCGATATGTACCGGGAGCTCTCAAAGCCTATTGAGCAACGAACAATGAAAATGTCTGCACTTATTCCGGATGAAGGCCGAGCACTACTAGAACAGTGGCTTAAAAAACCTGACAGAGTTGAATACTAAGTCATTTCACAAGAGTTAACAGTTTATGTGCATTATTTAACCAACTAAAGCAGTGAATAGGTTTATAATCCCTAATAGAATCACTGATAAACATCATGGTTCGTCTTCCTTTAAGACCCCTTTAAAGCCACTTGAATTTTCAAGCGGCTTTTTTTATTTTCAGCCGTTTTTATGTTGCCTTTCGATCAAGTTTTCTATATCCCAACGCCTCAGTGATATGCTGCATCGAAACCACCTCGGCCTGCTGAAGGTCTGCGATGGTTCTCGCCACCCTTAGCACCCGATGAAATGCTCTGGCGGATAACCCTAAGCGATTCATGGCATTCTCAAGCAGCGATCGAGATTGGTCATTCAATTTGCATACCTCTTCTAGCTCGGTTCCAGATAGCTCACGGTTTGCCTTGCCTGAACGGTGGAATTGAATATCTCGGGCAATTAACACCCGCTTTCTAACCGTTTCACTACTTTCGGTATTCAAAGACTTCGCAATTAATACATCGGCCGCTTGCGCAGGTACTTCTACGTGCATGTCAAAACGATCTAACAAAGGCCCAGAGAGTTTTTGCCGGTACTTGATCACCTGCTGTGGCGTATCGGTGCACTCAATACTCGGATGCCCATGATAGCCGCAAGGACATGGATTCATTGCAGCAACCAACTGAAACCTAGCCGGAAACGTTATCTGAGAAGCAGCCCTCGAAATAGCAATATGGCCACTTTCTAGCGGCTCTCGCAGCACTTCAAGTACCTTACGGCTATATTCTGGCAACTCATCGAGAAAGAGAACGCCATTATGAGCCAGCGAAATTTCGCCCGGTTTAGGTGAACTTCCTCCGCCCACCAAGGCAACAGCTGAAGCAGTATGATGAGGTGTTCTAAACGGACGCCGTCCCCAACTCGCAAAATCAACCGGCTGGCCACCAATGGAGTGAATGGCCGCAACTTCTAAGGCTTCACTTTCGGTTAAACCAGGCAAAATACCGGGTAAGCGAGACGCCAGCATGCTTTTACCGGTACCCGGTGGGCCATAAAATAACAGGTTAAGGCTAGCAGCCGCAGCAATTTCTAAGGCGCGCCTTGCCAGAAATTGCCCTTTTACCTCGAGTAAATCAGGTATCACCCCATCATTCTGACGAGTTTGGTCGAATGCCAGTTCGGGCAGCAAACTATCGCCCTTAATATCTGAGCAGACTTGTAATAAGTGATCTGCGGCCAACATTCGAGTAGAACGGCACAGCGACGCTTCTTCGCTATTTTGTGAAGGCACATAAAGTGTTCGCCCTTCTTTACCACAAGCCATTGCAGCAGGCAGACACCCCTTTACCGAACGAACATCACCCGTTAACGCCAATTCACCGATAAACTCTCTACTCACCAACGGTTCTGCTGGCAGCTGATGAGATGCCGCCAAAATACCAAGCGCGATCGCTAAATCATAGCGACCTCCTTCTTTCGGCAAGTCTGCAGGGGCTAAATTGATAGTGATTCTTCTATTGGGGAATTCAAAGCCAGAGTTAATGAGCGCACTTCTAACTCGATCTTTACTTTCTTTAACGGCGGTTTCAGGTAACCCAACAATAGAGAGGCTCGGTAGGCCATTTGAGATATGAGTCTCGACCGTCACCAAGGGTGAACTGACACCCACGCGGGCGCGACTATAGATAATTGAAAGTGACATAGCATTCCTTGCTAATATTCCATCCTATCGAGGTTATCAACCCTGTTGTTAGACCGACGTAGGAGGATGTTCCAGTTTAGTGCGTTAGTGAACGCACCTTATTTTTTCACTACTTATCAGCAAACGTCTTTTCTAGCTCGCTAACTTGTTTTTCTAATGTTTCTAACATAGCACGTGTTCTATGAAGTACCGCTTGCTGTGTTTCGAACTCTTCGCGAGTCACGAGGTCAAGTTTACTCAAGACACTGCTTACGACCATTTTTACATGGTTATGCAGGTCATCTTGTGCAGACTTAGCGACATCAGGAATAAACTGCCCTACCTGTTCATGAATAGAGCTTAAAATTTGTTGTGGGGTTAACATAAACGGCCCTTCCTTATCATCCAGTTTGGTAAACGTGCTGTATTTCAGCATTTATCGACCATTCTAACATGCTTAATATGATCCACTAAATTAATCTGTCGCGCTTTACACTTCTATAACGCACCATTATGAAGCATTGGGCTTACTTGCGAATTATTAGCGCACTAGATCAGTTCGCATTCACTAACAATGCGTTATAATTGAGCCAACAATATCAAAAAAACCCAAGCAAAGGCTGCTATCTTACTGTTTTTAAAGTTATTTATATCATTGGCATAGCTAATGCTATTACTACGTACAATCCGCACGGTTACTTATTTATATGCGGCCCATTCAGGGCACTATAAAAAGTACAGTGTGCGTAGTCATAGTTTTGCTTAACCGATTCAATAACTAAAAATTTCGGCGGCTCTAAAGGAGAACCAAATGAAACTCGTAACTGCCATTATAAAACCATTTAAACTCGATGACGTGCGTGAAGCATTGTCTGAAATTGGCGTGCAAGGAATTACCGTAACAGAAGTCAAAGGCTTCGGTCGTCAAAAAGGCCACACAGAGCTTTACCGAGGTGCTGAGTACGTTGTGGACTTTCTACCTAAAGTAAAAGTTGAAATCGCTATTGCGACTGATTTACTTGATCAGGTTATCGAAGCCATTACGAAAGCCGCTAACACTGGAAAAATCGGCGATGGCAAGATCTTTGTTACAACGCTTGAGCAAGTTATTCGTATACGTACCGGCGAAACGGGTGCAGACGCAGTTTAATCGCGACGACGTTATACACACTTCAGTTTAATCATTAAATAAGCCTAGTGCGGAGGGCTTAATTATGGAAAACCAAATTTTCCAATTGCAATATGCAATGGACACGTTCTACTTTCTCGTTTGTGGTGCTTTGGTCATGTGGATGGCCGCAGGGTTTGCGATGCTCGAAGCCGGCCTTGTACGCTCTAAAAACACCACTGAAATCTTAACTAAAAACGTCGCGCTTTTCGCGATTTCTTGCACCATGTACATGATTTGCGGTTACGCCATTATGTATCAAGGTGGCGCCGAGTTATTCTTCTTGAGCGGAATCGAAGCTGATGGTGTAGCAGGCGCTGAAGAAGCGGCGAGCTATGCTCCTGCAGCAGATTTCTTCTTCCAGGTTGTATTTGTTGCCACGGCGATGTCTATTGTTTCAGGTGCGGTTGCTGAGCGCATGAAATTATGGGCTTTCCTCGCATTTGCGGTTGTTATGACGGCATTCATCTACCCTATGGAAGGTAGCTGGACCTGGGGTGGAGAGTCAGTTTTCGGTCTATTCAGCCTATCTGAGCTAACTGAAAACGTAATCGTTGATGGCGAGATGACCTACTATGCGTTCACTGATTTCGCAGGGTCTGGTATCGTTCACTTAGCCGGTGCTGCAGCCGCATTAGCAGGCGTTCTTTTACTTGGCGCACGTAAAGGAAAATACGGGGCCAATGGCCAGATTAATGCGATACCTGGTGCAAACTTGCCAATGGCGACCTTGGGTACATTTATTCTTTGGTTAGGCTGGTTTGGCTTTAACGGTGGGTCTGTATTGGCACTCGCCAGTGTAGAAAGCGCTAATGCAGTAGCCGTCGTATTTATGAATACTAACGCAGCCGCAGCCGGTGGTGCTATGGCCGCTCTAATCACTGCACGCTTATTGTTTGGAAAAGCTGATTTAACCATGCTGTTAAACGGTGCATTAGCGGGCTTAGTTTCTATTACTGCAGGCCCTGATACACCTACAGCCCTTTCAGCTACGGTTATCGGTGCTATCGGTGGTATTCTGGTTGTATTTAGCATCATCACCTTAGATAAACTAAAAATTGATGACCCTGTCGGTGCGATCTCTGTTCACGGTGTAGCCGGTCTATTTGGTGTAATGGTTGTTCCCTTTACCAATGAAGGAACCTCTTTTGCAGCTCAGGCCATCGGCGCAGCAACCATCTTCGTATGGGTATTTGGTGCTTCATTGATCGTTTGGGCCATTCTTAAGGCCGTCATCGGAATTCGCGTCAGCGAAGAAGAAGAGTACGAGGGCGTTGACCT includes these proteins:
- the glnK gene encoding P-II family nitrogen regulator, translated to MKLVTAIIKPFKLDDVREALSEIGVQGITVTEVKGFGRQKGHTELYRGAEYVVDFLPKVKVEIAIATDLLDQVIEAITKAANTGKIGDGKIFVTTLEQVIRIRTGETGADAV
- a CDS encoding accessory factor UbiK family protein; the encoded protein is MLKYSTFTKLDDKEGPFMLTPQQILSSIHEQVGQFIPDVAKSAQDDLHNHVKMVVSSVLSKLDLVTREEFETQQAVLHRTRAMLETLEKQVSELEKTFADK
- a CDS encoding ammonium transporter; amino-acid sequence: MENQIFQLQYAMDTFYFLVCGALVMWMAAGFAMLEAGLVRSKNTTEILTKNVALFAISCTMYMICGYAIMYQGGAELFFLSGIEADGVAGAEEAASYAPAADFFFQVVFVATAMSIVSGAVAERMKLWAFLAFAVVMTAFIYPMEGSWTWGGESVFGLFSLSELTENVIVDGEMTYYAFTDFAGSGIVHLAGAAAALAGVLLLGARKGKYGANGQINAIPGANLPMATLGTFILWLGWFGFNGGSVLALASVESANAVAVVFMNTNAAAAGGAMAALITARLLFGKADLTMLLNGALAGLVSITAGPDTPTALSATVIGAIGGILVVFSIITLDKLKIDDPVGAISVHGVAGLFGVMVVPFTNEGTSFAAQAIGAATIFVWVFGASLIVWAILKAVIGIRVSEEEEYEGVDLAECGMEAYPEFSSK
- a CDS encoding nucleoside deaminase, giving the protein MEQHHIELIRQAIQLAQHNIKHALGGPFGAIIAKDGVEIASGCNSVTTGNDPTAHAEIMAIRSACQTLNTWDLKGYELYTSCEPCPMCLGAAYWAGVSKIWFSANREDASLVGFDDSDMYRELSKPIEQRTMKMSALIPDEGRALLEQWLKKPDRVEY
- the trmB gene encoding tRNA (guanosine(46)-N7)-methyltransferase TrmB — encoded protein: MTDTETKRHHRPIRSFVIRGARMTLRQQKGWDQLWSKRGCAVENGMLHYDDLFGEHSETILEIGFGMGDSLAEMAAKNPNAGFIGVEVHRPGVGAILCSMDEMSLDNIRLFCEDANDVLAHCIPDASLDRVQLYFPDPWHKSRHHKRRLVQPDFAQKIRQKLKVGGTFHMATDWENYAEHMMEVMSAAEGYENISGKGQYTPRPDYRPTTKFERRGERLGHGVWDLVFKRVN
- a CDS encoding YifB family Mg chelatase-like AAA ATPase encodes the protein MSLSIIYSRARVGVSSPLVTVETHISNGLPSLSIVGLPETAVKESKDRVRSALINSGFEFPNRRITINLAPADLPKEGGRYDLAIALGILAASHQLPAEPLVSREFIGELALTGDVRSVKGCLPAAMACGKEGRTLYVPSQNSEEASLCRSTRMLAADHLLQVCSDIKGDSLLPELAFDQTRQNDGVIPDLLEVKGQFLARRALEIAAAASLNLLFYGPPGTGKSMLASRLPGILPGLTESEALEVAAIHSIGGQPVDFASWGRRPFRTPHHTASAVALVGGGSSPKPGEISLAHNGVLFLDELPEYSRKVLEVLREPLESGHIAISRAASQITFPARFQLVAAMNPCPCGYHGHPSIECTDTPQQVIKYRQKLSGPLLDRFDMHVEVPAQAADVLIAKSLNTESSETVRKRVLIARDIQFHRSGKANRELSGTELEEVCKLNDQSRSLLENAMNRLGLSARAFHRVLRVARTIADLQQAEVVSMQHITEALGYRKLDRKAT